The Actinocorallia herbida DNA window GCATCACCACCGCCACCGCGGCCCTCTACCTCGTTCCCGTCGCCACCCTGGGCATCTCCTACCTCTGGCTCGGCGAACACCCCCGGCCGGCAGCGGTCATCGGCGGACTCGTCATCATCGCCGGTCTCCTCCTCCTCAACAAGCGCCCCCACCCGACCGCTCCTGAACCGCCCGCCCCGCCCGGCCTCCCCGGGCATCAGGTCGACGCAGCCCGCCACCGGCAGACCGAGAGCCGCTCGCCCCTGACAGAGCCGTCGCCGGGGCCGACCGCGGCGGCGAGTCAGGGCCGAACGTGACGACGGCGGCGAAGCCCGATAGAACAGTAGATGAAGATCGGCTAGATCAAGATGAGGAACGTTTGCACGGCATCGAGGAACCCCAGTCAGTGGACCAGCCTTACGACTACCGGGCCAACAAGGCGGTAGTGGTGCTCGCCTCGACGTTGAGCGCCGGGGTGGCGCTCAACGTCACCGGCCACCTGTGCGCCTCGCTCGGCGCACACGCCGACCGGGACCTGATGGGCCGTCGTTGGCTCGTGGACGCCAGCGGGGTGCGGCACGCGGGGATCTCGAAGTACCCCGTGATCGCCACCAAGGTGAAACCCGCGCGACTGCGCCGACTGCTGGAAGAAGCCAGGAACGAACCGTCGCTCTTCATCGCGGACTATCCCCAGCAGATGCTGGACACCGGGCACGACGACGACCTCGCCAAAGCGCTGGAGGCGACGCCGGAGGAATCGATCAGTTACCTGGGCGCCCTCATCTACGGTGCGACCTCAGCCGTCGACGCGCTGACCGGGAAGTTCATGCTCTGGACTTAGGTCGTCCCGGAAACGACCGTTCCGTAGAGGCGGGGCTTGCCGAGCGATGCCGCCTGCGCCACGTCACCGGTCAGACGACATTCACGGCGGGTGGTACAGTTTTGGTGGAAGTGACGTTCTGGTCGCTTACGGAGATGA harbors:
- a CDS encoding DUF2000 domain-containing protein, coding for MDQPYDYRANKAVVVLASTLSAGVALNVTGHLCASLGAHADRDLMGRRWLVDASGVRHAGISKYPVIATKVKPARLRRLLEEARNEPSLFIADYPQQMLDTGHDDDLAKALEATPEESISYLGALIYGATSAVDALTGKFMLWT